A portion of the Flavobacterium magnum genome contains these proteins:
- the fabF gene encoding beta-ketoacyl-ACP synthase II, producing MELKRVVVTGLGALTPIGNSIEEYWNSLINGVSGAAPITYYDTEKHKTKFACEVKNFNIEDYMDRKESRRLDKFAQYAIAASDEAIKDAGLTADNVDKYRVGVIWGAGIGGLETFQEEVMYYAKGDGTPKFNPFFIPKMIADIAPAHISMRNGYMGPNYTTVSACASSANALIDAFNYIRLGMCDVIISGGSEAAVTIAGMGGFNSMHALSTRNESPETASRPFDATRDGFVLGEGAGALVLEEYEHAKARGAKIYCEIGGGGMSSDAYHLTAPHPDGIGVIAVMKNTLRDAGMSPEQVDHINTHGTSTPLGDVAELKAISAVFGDHAKTLNINSTKSMTGHLLGAAGAIEAIASILAMEHGIIPPTINHTVVDESIDPSLNLTLNKAQKRDIKVAMSNTFGFGGHNACVLFKKLEA from the coding sequence GTTTGGGCGCGCTCACACCGATTGGTAATTCGATTGAGGAATATTGGAATTCTTTGATCAATGGCGTCAGTGGTGCCGCTCCTATCACTTATTATGATACGGAAAAACACAAAACGAAATTCGCCTGTGAAGTAAAGAATTTCAATATTGAGGATTATATGGATCGTAAGGAGTCGCGCCGACTGGACAAATTTGCCCAGTATGCGATTGCCGCCAGCGATGAAGCGATTAAAGATGCCGGGCTTACAGCAGACAATGTCGACAAATACCGTGTAGGCGTTATCTGGGGTGCCGGAATCGGTGGCCTCGAGACCTTCCAGGAAGAGGTCATGTATTACGCAAAAGGCGATGGTACGCCGAAATTCAATCCTTTCTTTATCCCAAAAATGATAGCCGATATCGCACCTGCGCACATATCCATGCGCAATGGTTATATGGGCCCGAATTATACTACCGTTTCTGCCTGCGCTTCTTCAGCCAATGCGTTAATCGACGCGTTCAACTATATCCGTTTGGGCATGTGCGACGTCATCATTTCAGGCGGATCGGAAGCGGCCGTTACAATTGCCGGCATGGGCGGCTTCAACTCCATGCATGCGCTGTCCACAAGAAACGAATCTCCCGAAACCGCGTCAAGGCCATTTGACGCGACACGCGACGGGTTCGTTTTAGGCGAAGGCGCCGGTGCGCTGGTCCTGGAAGAATACGAGCATGCCAAAGCACGCGGCGCTAAAATTTACTGCGAAATCGGTGGTGGCGGGATGTCGTCTGACGCCTACCATCTCACTGCACCGCATCCTGATGGCATCGGGGTGATTGCCGTAATGAAAAATACTTTGCGCGACGCGGGAATGAGCCCTGAGCAGGTGGATCACATCAACACCCACGGGACTTCAACACCGCTGGGCGATGTAGCCGAATTGAAAGCCATCAGCGCCGTATTCGGCGACCATGCGAAAACGCTGAACATCAATTCCACCAAATCAATGACGGGCCACTTACTGGGTGCCGCCGGAGCCATCGAAGCGATTGCCTCTATTTTGGCTATGGAGCACGGGATTATCCCGCCAACGATCAACCATACGGTAGTCGACGAAAGCATCGACCCCTCATTGAACCTGACACTGAATAAGGCACAGAAAAGAGATATCAAGGTTGCGATGAGCAATACATTTGGTTTCGGCGGACACAATGCCTGCGTGTTGTTTAAAAAATTAGAAGCCTAA